One part of the Pelagicoccus sp. SDUM812003 genome encodes these proteins:
- a CDS encoding PQQ-dependent sugar dehydrogenase produces MTLRPTFVAIAISGAFAAGASAQIVVPEGFSVSVFADGLDGIRGLAVSPDGNVYGKVRGRGVVAMQDKDGDGNADVVKTVPGTPEQGSGIGFHDGFLYYSTDSSVHRMKLPKGQLMPSGKAETVVSGLVDRQQHASKMFTFDPAGNLYVEVGAPSNSLGEPDRAPGAEGLSDEAVREALSQFGGIWRFDPNTLNQSQEDGYHYSTGHRHVLTLDWQPKADALFVVQNGRDVINVVDPTFSVEYNAERVAEEMHVLRQGSNLGWPYTYYDPIDKVRLFSPEYGGDGEKQPEAGRFQEPSVAFPAHWAPMQMAYYGGTSFPQKYHGGMFVAFHGSWNRAPVQKGYNVCFIPVDDQGLPTGDYEVFADGFIGKERIVSPGQADYRPMGVAVGPDGALYIGSDQGGRVWKVSY; encoded by the coding sequence ATGACCCTTCGACCCACTTTCGTCGCAATCGCAATCTCCGGAGCTTTCGCCGCCGGAGCCTCAGCCCAAATCGTTGTTCCCGAAGGCTTTTCGGTGTCGGTATTCGCAGATGGCCTGGATGGCATTCGAGGTCTCGCGGTTTCCCCGGATGGGAACGTGTATGGCAAGGTCCGAGGTCGGGGAGTCGTCGCAATGCAGGACAAGGATGGCGACGGGAATGCCGATGTGGTGAAAACGGTACCCGGTACGCCTGAGCAGGGCAGCGGCATCGGTTTTCACGATGGCTTTCTCTACTATTCGACCGACAGCTCCGTCCACCGCATGAAGCTGCCCAAAGGGCAACTGATGCCTTCGGGGAAGGCCGAGACTGTGGTCAGCGGACTGGTTGACCGGCAGCAGCACGCATCCAAGATGTTCACCTTCGATCCCGCTGGCAACCTGTATGTCGAAGTCGGCGCGCCCTCGAACTCGCTCGGCGAGCCGGATCGGGCTCCCGGAGCCGAAGGATTGAGCGATGAAGCAGTGCGGGAGGCTCTTTCTCAATTTGGTGGAATCTGGCGTTTTGATCCCAACACTTTGAATCAGTCTCAGGAAGATGGATACCACTATTCGACAGGGCATCGCCACGTGCTCACCTTGGACTGGCAGCCTAAGGCGGATGCATTGTTCGTGGTGCAGAACGGGCGCGATGTGATCAACGTAGTCGATCCGACCTTCAGCGTCGAATACAACGCAGAACGCGTCGCCGAAGAGATGCATGTGCTGCGCCAGGGATCGAACCTCGGCTGGCCCTACACCTACTATGACCCGATCGACAAGGTGCGTCTCTTCTCGCCGGAGTACGGAGGCGATGGCGAGAAACAGCCTGAGGCGGGCCGCTTTCAGGAGCCGTCGGTGGCGTTTCCCGCCCATTGGGCGCCCATGCAGATGGCCTATTACGGAGGGACTTCCTTTCCGCAAAAGTATCACGGAGGCATGTTCGTGGCGTTTCATGGCTCCTGGAACCGGGCCCCAGTGCAGAAGGGCTACAATGTATGCTTCATACCGGTTGACGATCAAGGCCTGCCCACCGGAGACTACGAGGTCTTCGCGGATGGATTCATAGGCAAGGAACGTATCGTCAGCCCGGGCCAAGCTGACTATCGGCCGATGGGAGTCGCGGTGGGACCGGACGGGGCGCTGTACATCGGCTCCGATCAAGGTGGCCGAGTCTGGAAGGTCTCCTACTAG
- a CDS encoding redoxin domain-containing protein: protein MRLTTLPLAVGAFIAANLFAADDHPQPLALGAQAPSFTLPGVDGKDWSLSDFDQSELLAVIFTCNHCPTAQYYEERIKALVTDYQNRGVAVVAISPNDPDSVRLDELGWAVRGDTFEEMKEHAEERGFNFPYLYDGDTEAVSRQYGPLVTPHVFLFDQERKLRYAGAIDDSERPQHVETRYLRDAIDALLAGEEPNLAQTKVVGCSVKWAGKAHLVEDYMKKLSQEEVALEMADQETLAALRANDGTGTFRLVNFWATWCAPCVAEFDEFVTINRMYRHRDFEFVSVSMNRPDESDRVLAFLKKKQASNANYLFAQSKRDPLIDAFDPDWQGVAPYTVLINPEGEIVYREIGSIDPRALKRIILRELNARNPW from the coding sequence ATGAGACTTACCACCCTACCCCTCGCAGTCGGCGCCTTCATCGCAGCGAACCTGTTTGCCGCCGACGACCATCCGCAGCCTTTGGCGCTCGGCGCCCAAGCCCCCAGCTTCACGCTTCCAGGCGTCGATGGAAAAGACTGGTCCCTCTCCGACTTCGATCAGTCCGAGCTCCTAGCGGTCATATTCACCTGCAACCACTGCCCCACCGCTCAGTACTACGAGGAACGCATCAAAGCTCTGGTGACAGACTATCAAAACCGCGGCGTGGCGGTTGTCGCCATCAGTCCAAACGATCCTGATTCCGTAAGGCTCGACGAGCTCGGCTGGGCCGTGCGCGGCGACACCTTCGAGGAGATGAAGGAACACGCGGAGGAGCGCGGCTTCAACTTCCCGTATTTGTATGATGGAGACACTGAGGCGGTTTCTCGCCAGTACGGACCACTGGTAACGCCGCACGTCTTCCTTTTCGATCAAGAACGCAAGCTGCGCTACGCGGGAGCGATCGACGATAGCGAGCGTCCCCAACATGTGGAGACGCGCTACCTCAGGGACGCGATAGACGCCTTGCTCGCAGGGGAAGAACCGAACCTCGCTCAAACCAAGGTGGTCGGCTGCTCCGTCAAGTGGGCCGGAAAGGCCCATCTGGTCGAGGACTACATGAAAAAGCTCTCCCAGGAAGAGGTCGCGCTCGAGATGGCAGATCAAGAAACCCTTGCGGCCTTGCGAGCGAACGATGGCACCGGGACGTTCCGCCTGGTCAACTTTTGGGCCACTTGGTGCGCCCCTTGCGTAGCGGAGTTCGACGAGTTCGTGACCATCAATCGCATGTACCGCCACCGGGATTTCGAGTTCGTCTCCGTTTCGATGAACCGACCCGACGAAAGCGACCGCGTGCTGGCATTTCTGAAAAAGAAACAAGCCTCCAATGCGAACTACCTTTTCGCCCAGAGCAAGCGCGACCCGTTGATCGACGCCTTCGACCCCGATTGGCAGGGCGTCGCCCCGTACACCGTGCTGATCAACCCCGAGGGCGAAATCGTCTACCGCGAGATCGGCAGCATCGATCCAAGAGCCCTCAAGAGAATCATTCTGCGAGAGTTGAACGCTCGCAACCCATGGTGA
- a CDS encoding aldo/keto reductase yields MERFEGTCETREEGLSRCVTLSNGVEMPWLGLGVFEVDDNDLTETIVRQAIERGYRSIDTAALYGNERGVGAAIRTCGLPREQVFVTSKVWNTEMRSDRVEQAFEESMKRLGLDYVDLFLLHWPIEGKIVASWTALERFYREGRIRAIGVSNFLPRHLEEIETNCDEMPVVNQIEYHPYLQSLDLKRYCEERSIRVEAWSPFMHGGGILRDPTLSEIAESYQKSVAQVIVRWILQTGVATIPKTQTASRMVENSDVFDFELSDSDMRRIADLERGMRWGGDPNNFDF; encoded by the coding sequence ATGGAAAGATTCGAGGGTACTTGCGAAACGAGGGAGGAGGGATTGTCCCGCTGCGTGACGTTGAGCAATGGGGTCGAAATGCCCTGGCTCGGGCTGGGCGTTTTCGAGGTGGACGACAATGATTTGACTGAGACCATCGTTCGCCAAGCCATCGAACGCGGGTATCGGTCTATCGATACCGCCGCGCTGTATGGAAACGAGCGAGGGGTCGGAGCGGCGATTCGCACCTGCGGCTTGCCGCGCGAGCAGGTGTTCGTGACGTCCAAGGTCTGGAATACGGAGATGCGTTCGGATCGCGTGGAGCAGGCTTTCGAGGAGAGCATGAAGCGCCTCGGATTGGACTACGTTGACCTCTTTCTGCTGCATTGGCCCATCGAGGGTAAGATCGTGGCTTCGTGGACCGCGCTGGAGCGTTTCTATCGCGAAGGGCGCATCCGAGCCATCGGAGTCAGCAACTTCCTGCCTCGCCATCTCGAGGAGATAGAAACGAATTGCGATGAGATGCCGGTGGTCAATCAGATCGAATATCACCCGTATTTGCAAAGCCTCGATCTTAAACGCTATTGCGAAGAACGGAGCATACGAGTGGAGGCTTGGAGTCCGTTTATGCATGGCGGAGGCATACTGCGGGACCCGACGCTCTCAGAGATCGCGGAGAGCTATCAGAAGAGTGTTGCCCAGGTCATCGTGAGGTGGATTCTACAGACGGGAGTTGCCACCATTCCCAAAACTCAAACGGCCTCTCGCATGGTGGAGAACTCCGACGTCTTCGATTTCGAGCTCTCGGACTCCGACATGCGACGCATCGCTGACCTGGAGCGCGGAATGCGCTGGGGAGGCGATCCCAACAACTTCGATTTCTAG
- a CDS encoding VOC family protein: MITRLAHVCFFTDQPEPLKAFYRDLLGFPFVFDMKHDDGTPFGWYFDCGNRTFIEIFDQKGAVKQWGGDVIALKQNSRTPYRHLCFEVEGLKEERQRLLDKGVEVTEIIQGMDHSYQCWIKDPDSNPVELMEYTEDSMQFSR; the protein is encoded by the coding sequence ATGATCACGCGCCTCGCCCACGTCTGCTTTTTCACTGACCAACCCGAACCGCTGAAGGCATTTTACCGGGACCTGCTTGGATTCCCCTTCGTTTTCGATATGAAGCATGATGACGGCACGCCCTTTGGCTGGTATTTCGACTGCGGGAACCGGACGTTTATCGAGATCTTCGATCAGAAAGGGGCGGTCAAGCAATGGGGCGGCGACGTGATCGCTCTGAAGCAGAATAGCCGCACGCCCTATCGCCACTTGTGTTTCGAAGTCGAAGGTCTGAAGGAGGAGCGTCAACGGCTGCTGGACAAGGGGGTCGAGGTCACGGAAATCATCCAGGGAATGGACCACTCCTATCAATGCTGGATCAAGGATCCCGATAGTAACCCCGTCGAGCTGATGGAGTATACGGAAGATAGCATGCAGTTTAGCCGATAG
- a CDS encoding ribonuclease HII yields MKSYRLRAFDRKQIRRGVSGLIGVDEAGRGALAGPVVAAAVAARESFYDSEWCKRHSSSINDSKLLSFDEREELYGKLRWLEREGRLVIGVGRGSVEEIEDQNILGATQTAMRRAVEEILQKAEISPHDPDPLFAMGNPEAAAVETLSQWLILVDGKPMKLLGYPHEALVKGDSKALCIAMASIVAKVTRDRIMMALDCEFPHYDLASSKGYATALHRSAILEKGATSIHRPLFLRKLLEGASACDEAQEEFGF; encoded by the coding sequence GTGAAGTCGTATCGTCTCAGAGCGTTTGACCGGAAGCAGATTCGGCGAGGCGTGAGCGGATTGATCGGGGTGGACGAAGCGGGTCGCGGGGCCCTGGCGGGGCCGGTGGTCGCGGCGGCGGTGGCGGCAAGGGAATCGTTTTACGACAGCGAATGGTGCAAGCGCCACTCCTCCAGCATCAACGACTCCAAGCTGTTGAGCTTCGACGAGCGCGAGGAGCTCTACGGCAAGCTGCGCTGGCTGGAGCGCGAGGGACGGCTAGTGATCGGAGTGGGAAGAGGCTCGGTGGAGGAGATCGAGGACCAGAACATTCTCGGCGCGACACAGACCGCTATGCGCCGCGCCGTGGAGGAGATCTTGCAGAAGGCGGAAATCTCTCCTCACGATCCCGACCCGTTGTTCGCCATGGGAAATCCGGAGGCCGCGGCGGTGGAAACGCTATCGCAGTGGCTGATTCTGGTGGATGGAAAGCCGATGAAGTTGCTTGGCTATCCGCACGAGGCCTTGGTGAAAGGCGATTCCAAGGCCCTCTGCATCGCTATGGCTTCCATCGTGGCAAAGGTCACGCGAGATCGGATCATGATGGCCTTGGACTGCGAGTTTCCTCACTACGACCTGGCTTCTTCCAAAGGATACGCCACGGCGCTTCATCGCTCGGCCATATTGGAGAAAGGGGCGACGTCGATCCATCGCCCATTGTTTTTGCGCAAGCTGCTGGAAGGAGCGAGCGCCTGCGACGAGGCCCAGGAGGAGTTCGGCTTTTAG
- the rnhC gene encoding ribonuclease HIII, translated as MARGKKKPVVDPDAPKKKSMYTNKLTADQLQKLRHILEMKMWEPYEVDHASFAFKGNKVNVVGYKSGKLVVQGKETEEFVINTLEPEVLGEARFGYDEVYHPEWFESHAGMDESGKGDLFGPVVTACVIADKVHIDAWIKEGIRDSKKISDPRILKLDKIIRETKGVSVETCFCGMRKYNELMGKPRANLNLLLAWQHSKSLTAALAKKRVPWGMLDQFSKQDLVGRYFKDTSFDLRMQTKAEEDPVVAAASVVARAEYVRYMDGLSKKFGDKLLKGASALAKAQAMEILKKYGPEELGAYAKLHFKTSYEVVKEAGMLDRLPLKKPKEYTFGK; from the coding sequence ATGGCCCGAGGAAAAAAGAAACCAGTTGTCGATCCTGACGCGCCCAAGAAGAAGAGCATGTACACCAACAAGCTCACTGCGGATCAGCTGCAGAAGCTGCGGCACATCTTGGAGATGAAGATGTGGGAGCCTTACGAGGTCGATCACGCAAGCTTCGCTTTCAAGGGAAACAAGGTGAACGTGGTCGGCTACAAAAGTGGCAAGCTGGTGGTGCAGGGCAAGGAGACGGAGGAGTTCGTTATCAACACCTTGGAACCGGAAGTTTTGGGGGAGGCTCGTTTCGGCTACGACGAGGTCTATCATCCGGAGTGGTTCGAGTCGCATGCCGGAATGGACGAAAGCGGCAAGGGCGACTTGTTTGGGCCGGTGGTCACGGCCTGCGTCATCGCCGACAAGGTCCACATCGACGCCTGGATCAAGGAAGGCATAAGGGATTCCAAGAAGATTTCCGACCCGCGTATCCTAAAACTGGATAAGATCATTCGAGAGACCAAAGGCGTCTCTGTGGAGACCTGCTTTTGCGGCATGCGCAAGTACAACGAGCTCATGGGAAAGCCGCGGGCGAATCTGAATCTGCTGCTCGCTTGGCAGCATTCCAAGTCGCTCACGGCGGCGTTGGCCAAGAAGCGGGTGCCATGGGGCATGCTGGACCAGTTTAGCAAGCAGGACCTGGTCGGTCGTTATTTTAAGGATACGTCGTTCGACCTGCGCATGCAGACCAAGGCGGAGGAGGATCCCGTCGTGGCGGCCGCTTCGGTGGTGGCTCGTGCGGAATACGTGCGCTACATGGATGGCTTGTCCAAGAAGTTTGGGGACAAGCTGCTCAAGGGGGCGAGCGCGCTTGCGAAAGCCCAGGCGATGGAAATTCTAAAGAAGTATGGACCGGAGGAGCTGGGCGCCTATGCGAAGCTTCACTTCAAGACCTCCTACGAGGTGGTCAAGGAGGCTGGCATGCTGGATCGACTGCCGCTGAAGAAGCCCAAGGAGTACACATTCGGAAAGTAG
- a CDS encoding A/G-specific adenine glycosylase, protein MPKPLTDKKTSFRKTLIHWYDANARDLPWRRSPSLYKTVVSEFMLQQTQVKTALPYFAAWLEAYPDFATLAAASEEQVLKSWEGLGYYSRARNLHKLAREIAEIPAPDLPTDAKSWLSFPGVGPYAAAAICSIAFNAPSAVIDGNVVRILARLTADEQAYKNSTDAAKSYRGLADALLNRQRPGDHNQAMMELGATVCLKKKPNCLLCPVRELCQGYARGIAERLPALAKTSFESKTVERAWVNGPAGILLHRIPDSAKRMRGLHELPELGELGLEPTRDKALLERKRGITRYRITERFHRFAPEQLPDQLPVNYLWASPEQVQKLPFSGPHRRWIEELMKLD, encoded by the coding sequence ATGCCCAAGCCCCTGACCGACAAAAAGACCTCCTTTCGGAAAACGCTCATCCACTGGTACGACGCGAACGCCCGCGACCTGCCCTGGCGACGCTCCCCAAGTCTATACAAGACAGTCGTTTCCGAATTCATGCTGCAGCAGACCCAGGTCAAGACCGCGCTGCCCTACTTCGCCGCCTGGCTGGAAGCCTATCCGGACTTCGCCACCCTCGCAGCCGCGAGCGAAGAACAGGTCCTGAAAAGCTGGGAGGGACTGGGCTACTATTCACGAGCCCGAAACCTACATAAACTGGCTCGCGAGATAGCGGAAATCCCGGCCCCCGACCTGCCGACCGACGCGAAGAGCTGGCTCTCGTTTCCAGGTGTGGGCCCCTACGCCGCAGCCGCCATCTGCAGCATCGCCTTCAACGCCCCGTCCGCCGTCATCGATGGCAACGTGGTGCGCATCCTCGCTCGCCTCACTGCAGACGAGCAGGCGTACAAAAACTCCACCGACGCCGCCAAATCCTACCGGGGCCTGGCGGACGCGTTGTTGAATCGTCAACGTCCGGGCGACCACAACCAAGCCATGATGGAGCTCGGAGCCACCGTCTGCTTGAAGAAGAAGCCGAACTGCCTGCTCTGCCCAGTGCGCGAGCTCTGCCAAGGCTACGCCCGAGGGATCGCGGAACGGCTGCCCGCGCTCGCGAAAACGAGCTTCGAGTCGAAGACCGTCGAGCGCGCCTGGGTGAACGGTCCCGCCGGCATTCTGCTGCATCGCATCCCCGACTCCGCCAAGCGCATGAGAGGCTTGCACGAGCTTCCGGAGCTAGGCGAGCTCGGGCTCGAGCCGACCCGCGACAAAGCGCTGCTCGAGCGCAAACGCGGCATCACCCGCTACCGCATCACCGAACGCTTCCACAGGTTCGCTCCCGAGCAGCTGCCTGATCAGCTGCCCGTCAACTACCTCTGGGCCAGCCCCGAGCAGGTCCAGAAGCTTCCATTCTCAGGCCCGCACCGCCGTTGGATCGAAGAGCTGATGAAGCTCGACTGA
- the rpsU gene encoding 30S ribosomal protein S21: MAIEVKIRKNEPVERALRRLKKKLDREGVIKDVRANRYFEKPSQAKRRQKKVAAFNNMIRCKYDN; the protein is encoded by the coding sequence ATGGCAATCGAAGTAAAAATCCGCAAAAACGAACCAGTAGAACGTGCTCTCCGCCGCCTGAAGAAGAAGCTCGATCGCGAAGGCGTCATCAAGGACGTGCGCGCGAATCGCTACTTCGAAAAGCCTTCCCAAGCGAAGCGCCGTCAGAAGAAGGTCGCAGCCTTCAACAACATGATCCGCTGCAAGTACGACAACTAG
- a CDS encoding ATP-binding protein has product MLSPLPALKASMLIEDAFTFLNRAECRYAAVESERGVIGLCSQRRIGTVLGTRFGYALNARSTLRDFLVPESLVVRVDDSLVDILNRAFDRDEEQFWHDVVVTDRSGAYLGLLKTRTLVKLQSRLLGEKVQDLEERQVALERTTNQLIRSNQELEIARDRGLQAARAKSEFLAVMSHEIRTPLNGVLGMITLLADSKLDRDQKELLHAASDSAEALLLILNDILDFSRLEAGRIELDPRRFDVRALAESVLTLMAESAQESGLEVVCEIGVDVPQTIVADSGRIRQILANLLGNAVKFTERGEIVLTLSRDCRDGKCVGLRFSVQDSGIGISPEAQKRIFKPFAQADSSTTRRFGGTGLGLAICAQLVEAMGGEIGVESEQGVGSRFWFTVQCSECEKTCEPYLARNRGEGKRVLLRAENSKVAKVLADEFAYRGYDVSYSRSLEACRQDYDLAVVDERYLKTLEEGELEGRPAIVLHSSHGSELKDESGKRAHLCKPVKPSQIDRCLDALMGSAGDGDSDEESFSDMDAAPGCEPPRARVLVVEDNAVNRRLVTHIIGKLGYDCHQAEDGLEALEKCVDNEYDVILLDCRMPRMDGYEFARKLRQAEEESGTGARMPLIALTANAMQGDRELCFAAGMDAYLTKPIKKKLLAEMLERALEGRLQEVEDESCCI; this is encoded by the coding sequence ATGCTTTCCCCTTTGCCGGCATTGAAAGCCTCCATGCTCATCGAAGATGCGTTCACTTTTCTCAATCGCGCCGAATGTCGCTACGCAGCGGTGGAATCGGAGCGTGGAGTGATCGGGCTTTGCAGCCAGCGGCGCATCGGCACGGTGCTCGGCACTCGGTTCGGCTATGCCCTCAACGCTCGATCCACCCTTCGCGACTTTCTCGTGCCGGAGTCGCTGGTGGTGCGGGTGGATGACTCGCTGGTGGACATCCTGAATCGCGCCTTCGACCGCGACGAGGAGCAGTTTTGGCATGATGTGGTCGTGACTGATCGCTCCGGGGCGTATCTAGGGCTGCTGAAGACGCGAACGCTGGTGAAGCTGCAAAGCCGGTTGCTGGGCGAAAAAGTGCAGGACTTGGAGGAAAGGCAGGTGGCTCTGGAGCGGACCACGAATCAGCTTATTCGCTCCAATCAGGAGCTGGAGATCGCGCGCGACCGCGGATTGCAAGCGGCTCGGGCGAAGTCGGAGTTTCTCGCTGTCATGAGTCATGAAATACGCACTCCACTCAATGGCGTGCTCGGCATGATCACTCTGCTGGCGGATTCCAAGCTGGATCGCGACCAGAAGGAGCTGCTTCACGCCGCTAGCGATAGCGCGGAGGCCTTGTTGCTGATCTTAAACGACATACTCGATTTTTCGCGTCTCGAGGCGGGACGCATCGAACTGGATCCTCGGCGCTTCGACGTGCGGGCCCTTGCCGAGTCGGTGCTGACCTTGATGGCGGAGTCCGCCCAGGAGTCCGGGCTCGAGGTCGTTTGCGAGATCGGGGTGGATGTCCCGCAGACCATCGTGGCTGATAGCGGGCGGATCCGTCAGATTCTGGCGAATCTGCTGGGAAACGCGGTGAAGTTTACCGAGCGAGGCGAAATCGTGCTGACGCTGAGCAGGGATTGCCGCGACGGGAAGTGCGTGGGACTTCGCTTTTCAGTGCAGGATTCAGGGATCGGGATTTCGCCGGAGGCCCAGAAACGCATCTTCAAACCCTTCGCCCAGGCGGATTCGTCCACGACCCGTCGGTTTGGCGGAACGGGCTTGGGGTTGGCGATCTGCGCCCAGCTGGTCGAAGCGATGGGCGGGGAGATCGGCGTGGAAAGCGAGCAGGGGGTGGGCTCGCGTTTCTGGTTCACCGTTCAGTGTTCCGAATGCGAAAAAACCTGCGAGCCCTACCTGGCGCGAAATCGCGGAGAGGGCAAACGGGTGCTGCTCCGAGCGGAGAATTCCAAGGTGGCCAAGGTGCTTGCCGACGAGTTCGCCTACCGCGGCTATGATGTCTCCTACAGCCGTTCGCTCGAAGCCTGTCGGCAGGACTACGATCTCGCGGTGGTGGACGAGCGTTATTTGAAGACTTTAGAGGAAGGGGAACTGGAAGGCCGGCCGGCCATCGTGCTGCATTCCTCTCACGGGAGCGAGTTGAAGGATGAGAGCGGCAAGCGGGCTCATCTCTGCAAGCCAGTGAAGCCCAGCCAGATCGATCGCTGTCTGGATGCGCTGATGGGCTCCGCGGGCGATGGAGACTCTGATGAAGAATCGTTTTCGGATATGGATGCGGCGCCGGGTTGCGAGCCGCCTCGAGCCCGAGTGCTGGTGGTGGAGGACAACGCGGTGAACCGCCGGCTGGTCACTCACATCATCGGCAAGCTCGGCTACGATTGCCATCAGGCCGAGGATGGCCTCGAAGCCCTGGAGAAGTGCGTCGACAACGAATACGACGTCATCTTGCTCGATTGTCGCATGCCGCGCATGGACGGATACGAGTTTGCCCGTAAGCTGCGTCAAGCGGAGGAGGAGTCCGGCACGGGGGCTCGAATGCCTCTGATCGCCCTGACCGCCAACGCCATGCAAGGGGATAGAGAGCTGTGCTTCGCCGCCGGAATGGATGCCTACCTGACCAAGCCGATCAAGAAGAAGCTCCTGGCGGAAATGCTGGAGCGAGCGCTTGAAGGTCGTTTGCAGGAGGTTGAGGACGAAAGCTGCTGCATCTAG